From Spirochaetota bacterium:
GGCTCGGGGGACTCAACAGGCGTTTTGGAACGCCGCACATCCTCCTTTCGCTGATCTACGCGTGTTCGGTCCTGGGGGTACTGTCGGGGCTTCCCCTGGAGACCTTCGCCTCTTACGCCGCGCTGGGGGGGATGATAATCTTCGTCCCGGTCCTCATCGCGTCGCTCAGGCTTCCGCACCTTTACCCGGAACGGTATGAGCGTTCCCAGTTCAAGCTGAGGGGATTTTTGCTCTGGTTCTGCCCTGTCGTGGGTTTCCTTATGGTTGCCTTTTTCAGCGCCGTCATCCTCGCCGATTTGAAAAGCCCGGTGAAGATCGGTCTCTTCGGCGCGTTTATTCTGTCGGGGATTATATACTATATGGCCAGGAAGCGTTTGCTGCTGCGTGAAGGCGTGGATCTGGGTTTAATAAAGGGAAGGAGTGACTGGAGTGACTAATACCGATCAGATATTGCCATTGTTCCATAAATACCCGGAGTTGGGAATCAATATCCCCCGGGTTTCGCTTGGTGCGTTTCCAACGCCCGTACACCGGTTAAGCGGGTTCGATTGTGAGAACCTGTGGGTCAAGCGCGACGATCTGAGTTCCGCCATATATGGCGGAAACAAGGTGCGCAAGCTCGAGTTCATACTTGGCGACGCCGAAAAGCGAAACAGGAGGGAGGTGGTGACCATCGGCGGTATCGGGACCAACCACGGCCTGGCGACGGCCATCTATTGTCAAAGGCTCGGGATGCGGTGCACGCTTCTGTTGTTCAAGCAGCCGGTTACGAGTTATGTAAAACGCAACCTGCTCCTGTACAGGTATTTCGGCGCCCGGACCGTCTTTAGGGGGTCCCTGCCCAAAACGGTGCTTGCCTATTATCTGACGCATCGCCTGTTCCATCCGGCCGCCCGGTATGTTTTTGCCGGTGGTTCGAACGTGCTCGGCACCATAGGTTTTGCTAACGCCGCTTTCGAGCTTCGACGGCAGATAGAAGAAGGGCAGATGCCCGAACCGCACTACATCGTCTGTCCCCTCGGCTCGAACGGCACCCTCGCGGGTCTTGCATTGGGGGTGCGCCTTGCCGGGCTGCGCTCAACCGTCGTAGGCGTACGGGTGACGGCGTCGCACCTGGGCCCTGTCCCGGTGTCGACCCCCGGCGCGGTCGCAAAGCTCATGGCGGAAACGCTCCGCTTCCTGCGGCGGAAAAGCCCCGCGGTCAAGGAGGTGAGCACCGAGGCGCCGGAGGTGCTGGACGAGTATTTCGGAGAAGGGTACGGGTGTCCGACGGCCGCCTGCTGTGAGGCGATCGATATAATGAAACAGCGGGGGAACCTCAATCTCGAGCCCACCTATACCGGAAAGACATTCGCAGCGGTGCTGGACATGGCGCGCCGCAACCGGCGGCGGAGAGATGTCGTGCTGTACTGGCATACCTATAACTCGGTCGATTTATCGCGAGAGGCGGCGTCTGTCGATTATCACGATCTGCCCCGGCCTTTTCACCGTTTTTTCGAAATACCCGAGGTTCCCGTACCGGCCTGTCATGATTAGGGATTTGTCGCCATCCGGAGATATCGGGGTTTCCCCGTCCCGGGGCGGGTGAATCCCCGAAGGCCTTCCCTCCGGACAAAAGCGCGAAATAAAAAAAACTTGAAATTAATGGTAACATTTTAGACTATGTTTGTGGAGAAGTGATTTTTCCCTTTTTCTTAGCGTCTGCCTGCGGATAAG
This genomic window contains:
- a CDS encoding pyridoxal-phosphate dependent enzyme codes for the protein MTNTDQILPLFHKYPELGINIPRVSLGAFPTPVHRLSGFDCENLWVKRDDLSSAIYGGNKVRKLEFILGDAEKRNRREVVTIGGIGTNHGLATAIYCQRLGMRCTLLLFKQPVTSYVKRNLLLYRYFGARTVFRGSLPKTVLAYYLTHRLFHPAARYVFAGGSNVLGTIGFANAAFELRRQIEEGQMPEPHYIVCPLGSNGTLAGLALGVRLAGLRSTVVGVRVTASHLGPVPVSTPGAVAKLMAETLRFLRRKSPAVKEVSTEAPEVLDEYFGEGYGCPTAACCEAIDIMKQRGNLNLEPTYTGKTFAAVLDMARRNRRRRDVVLYWHTYNSVDLSREAASVDYHDLPRPFHRFFEIPEVPVPACHD